The Plasmodium berghei ANKA genome assembly, chromosome: 5 genomic sequence TacatcaaaaatataaaacctGCTGgcaatataattattattttcgcTGCGCACccataaattatttttatttttataaatatggtATTATTAAGTTTTCacattaaataatgaatatttgaaaatagtGAATAATTGCTTGTAATTTATTAgacaataaaattatttttaacgATATATTGTTTTGCATACACCTTATTTAGTTTGCAAAAAACTATAATGTTGATTGGTGTGAAACGAAAAAgcaatgataatatataggATATGTTTATAATTGCGTTTTGGGGAACCCGTATTTTGGGTCATGGTTCTATACTATGTGTTATAGTTTTGTTCTATGAAATCGATGTTTTGGGTTAGgaatatgtttttaataatttgttaataGTTTGATCATagttatttgtttataaatggtgattaaatatatataatatgccCATATGTTTAATCTcgaaatgaaatataaatatgcaacCGAAAAAGGAGGCACTGCCATTAATATGAAATGaatatcataaataaaagatcTTCATAAGTTATAACAGTTATATTTGTAGTATTcacaaaattaaatatatgcatcATTACACTAAAAATTCATGAACAGACTATATGCATATCAAACTTtcataaaatgaaaaatacgcttaatgatgataattaaaaatagacatatgtattaaataaattgatttattaatatatttaccaaaatattaaatttttaaaagattagcatacaaaatattttcttatttcATAGAATATTTGTTTCTTGTACTAACTAGAATCGTTAATTTGTCTGATTTAAATCTTTCTTCAACGAATTTTGGAGCATTGCGATTATCTACTTCAAGCTACGAAAAAAcgaaatgaataaatatataaaataaaatattcaaaatattgGATGAATgaatatcatatattataaatatgggATTTATAGAGAGAGGGCctatttttgataaatgGGCAAATGAGTATAAGGcaacaataaaataaatggtggaataaaagtattatgttattaaaatttttatattgctTACAGCGTTAATACAGGtaatttgaatatatttacttttttttttaatgatatatcCGGATAAGTGAACAAACATTTTGTTTAAGTATCTTCTtctaatataattttcagaACATATGTCGGTTTCGAATGAATTTGCACTTTCTACAATAATGTTtctaaataaatttttgtcTATATGGTTGtaatcatttatatttgccGATGTTAAAGCAATTACAGTAGTATCTTCAGATACCtacaaaatgaataaaaaattgtatgtATTGGGATGAATTATGgagtaataatatgaagAATACGATTTTTAGATAAatagagaaaaaatatttccttACTTGATGTTTTGTAGCtatagaataaaaatatcctTCAAAAGGTTTATTAGGGACATCTATGTAGCGTTTTTGTATCATTACTAAATTTGGATTGTATTCACGGACAACTTTTCctaaagaaaattataattttgcataaatataaattaaaatattatgaaaattaacataattatatatataatagtagAAAGTACatagataataataaagcaAGAAATATGGATAAATTTGATAATCATATGTTAAATtgattaattaaatatttttacatacCTTCAACCACGATACCACcactatatatatcattattaaaGTTGAATAGTGTATctattatttcttcatactaatataacaaaaaaaatatatgcacataattaataaatattaatttttatttgggCTTAATTTTATGgcttaaaaatttttatttgttaatacATACCTTATCGGTATTGTGGATTTTAACATCAATTTTATCAACGATTAGATATTTATGTCTCTTACGATATACATTTACATCTTCATCATAATGGTGGTACAACCTGTAATCATTTGAATGTATAGCATGTTCTTTCAATCGTTCTATAGCCTCAcccataattttttctgcTTTTTCAATTTCATCAGGATTGGTACATATTAAGGAGTTGGATggtttaaaaattttatccGGGCTGTTATCGACCGAAATGAAGTCAATAAATtgtatttatgtttttaattgtaaaaactgtatttttattatcatatacttatatatatgcatattgcATGagaatgtatatattattttcataatgaaacaaataatgcatatatacatatgtttTACAATTTTCTTACATATAACTAAGCAGAGAATCTTTGGATGAAGAAATATTCTTAGATTTTTTTAGAGAAAGCTCGCTTGCAATGGCATtgttattcatatatacgAAGAAgcttaaaagaaaaaggaCAACCTGGATGTAACCTGTATTCATTTTGGGtttgataaataaaatatgagtattattttaaaaaacaataataaaatccCAAAAATGTTGTTTAAATGTAATTATAatcaaagaaaaaaaaatttttgaaaCTTATAAAActagtatatatttaaatagacataaaataattatttaaacgataaaattgtgtatttttattagatttataaatttaatatactttttatttaaacaatTTGAATACAAAGAAACGCCAATAATAAAAtctttataaataatgaatatataaaagaataatgatttataaattttcgAATATTATAGtatctaaaaatatacaactttaattattttttctattatggatatataagtttgttgtttttatattattaaactaaaaataaaatatataatgtatggaattaaatgtatatgtcatattatatttgaataagcatgaaaaaaactatatatgttttaccATATTTTCccaatattttatataatataaagttagagaaatattataaaaaatacaacgGTTTTTAAATTGATACAAGTTgcatatacaattttaatataattataggtaaaaatatatcaattaaTAACCGTTATGGTCGATtggataatatattaataattatataaaaataatagttttcatatttatttccatttatttttgttgttTTTTAGATTTTCTTTTACTTTGAGTATAAAgcatgtttttatattttttaatattaaaaaaaataatttaagctaagaattatattatgtttataCATGGTTGAAGCTATAACTATAATAATTCTACTCATAATAACAATAGCATgatcaaatttatataaaataagaatTTTGGATTATGGTAAATTTCTtgtttgatttttttagtatttttAATCGAAATTTGTATAAATCATAAGATGATAGAAAGTGTATATCGTTAGTAATATtgataaacatttttttgcatattaATGCAATCTATAAagttgttttttatatataccaagttatatataaaaataataataataaaaacatctAAAAAgctataaaaattaaaaaaaacaattgcaaatattttaataaacatGAGACAATTctttttaatgtttttattttgtatgtatataatggCTATTAAAGTGttaatttatcattataaaattacaatttataaatgtgtGTCCACATATAAAATTCGACAACTagcatttatatatgtaaataaaaaaattacttttaatatacaaattgTTACATTAATATGgtatatatccatataaaatactttttgttatttatagTTGTAAATTCtctataatattaaattttacaaacaaatggtttttaattaaatcaTAAATCTTCATTTATATCTATTTCTATAATTTCATCTTCtctttcaaaatatatattttccgattcatcataatttttttcataattatctAAATGCATTTCATTTGTATCATCTTGTTTTTTGGAAATTGAAATTGCATAGCACGCTACTAAACCAAATACAATTGCTCCCGCATATTTAATAGAATCTCCTGCATTTTTTGGTTTGGAGGAACCTTTTTTACCTGAATTTGAGTGTTGATTcttataatttgtattactaggatattttattttcgaTATTTCTTGTTGACTATTAATAGTATGTAAATTATTACGACTTTGTATCTGCtgttttctattttttaaatcgtTTATAATGTTTAAATTTTTGTGTATTAATTGATTAAGCATATTTTGACTCGCATTTAAATCAAGAATTATGTTATTGGCATTTTCTGCATGTTTTATGGCAACATTATATGatacattattattgttactATATTCTGATTCGATTAAATTAATGAGTTGTTTAATACGAGCTATTATTGGTATAACGTGATTTTGATTATCTTTAATGGCgtgtaattttatttctaattctttattataattgatgattttttgtattatatcGTCTATTTCATCTTGATctgaattattttgaatttgTTTAGTTTTCTGTTCAACATAATTGTGTATAGTATTGacatattttgttatttgtTCGCTTCTTATTTCATAAGtataattttgaatatcTTCTAAACTTTTATGTATTTGGATGAGCTCATTTTCTATAGTTAAATCCCTagaaaaatgttttttaacatcatttacattttgtaatatggtagttataatattatttatattgttattaccATAAAATTGAGCTTTGATTTcatctattttatttagaaTTTCCTGAAATGATTGAATTGTGGTTTTTAAagtttctttaatttttgatacattattttcatcattgtCTTGGATATGTTGTTTGATTATATTATGATCATTTTCATGAGTTGTAACATAATTTAagatgttttttattttttccattaatTTAGTAATTGTATCCATATATAAGGTTATATTGTCGTTTTCAttgttattaatattttctatttcatGTATCTGTGTTTCAAGattaataatatcattatatatctCTTTAAGCGAATTTAAGTTGGTAATTGGAGTTTCACTTAGTGCGTGAaggaatttattttttttatcagaAATATATTGATCAATTTgctttaaattatttaaattttctgTTAATTTATGTTTCTGCAActgtaaaatattatcaaattgtttggatatatcaaaatatttttcattaatgtggcctatatttaataatttaaagacatgcatttttttataaagttGTTTTATGGATTCGATTGATTTATGAAGTTCAGAATCGAAATAAATCATTTGTAgcttattattatataatgtattGGCATCAACATTTTGTAAATCTATTGAAAATAGCTTGGTCAAATTACTAATTGCCTGAGTAGCATTCTTTTCTGTTtctattaaattattattatcattagtTGCATCTGCAAATATACTTGGTACATGtttgtttgttttatttaaattatattttatttgcaaTGTGTCGATATCATCATTTAAAGAATTGGAAGTATCATCAatgtattttaaaaattcttttgaaaatttagTCGCAGCCGTTATGAATTCCGAGTAACTAGTTACTTTGCTTTTAAAAGCCTCGACTAACGATGTATATGTAAAAAGTAGACATTTCTTTCTAATttctattaatttattaattaaatcatttttttctgttaTTTTATcctcaattttttttatttcagtATCAAATGCGTTAGTTAGTTcttttagtttttttttagattgtaaaatattattattttcctcTAAAGAattgtaattattttctaattcTTCTATAACTTTAATATcattatcaatttttttttccatagCTATTACATCAAAATCGATCccaagtttttttttttcttgttCATAATTGTTGCTTTTTTCTTTGATTTGATTGTACTTTGACGATTCTAAAATGGTATCATAATTTTGAGAGTTACAtgataatttgtttaattcGTTAGATTTATGCAAAAGTAGTTTAACTTCATttagtattttttcttttttatattttaaatcaCTTAATGTGCCTTTTAATTCATTGGTTGCCTggattttttcatataaacGTCGATTTTCGAGTATAAGATTTAATGTTCGTTGTTCTTTTTTCTGCAATTCTtgactttttttaaatatatcaagAAGAGTATTGTAAGAATCgcttatttttgtatatgtTTCTGATGTTTTTTGTGGAGATGGAATAAAGGTTAACATATCTTCTGTCTGTGAGTCCAAATAAGATAATATAGCTATATTAATGTTTTTATGTAAATCTATCCCTGAGCTGTTTTgtatttgaatatttaaagaaCTTGCtaatttagaaatatttttaaatatgttttctgcctcatatttataactataatattttttactgacaatattatcatatatttcttttgtttggtttagtatatttaataataaattttcatccgttgaatttttaacattattaatagagtttgaaatattatcaaatcCTTCGTTAACTTTTGAATATTCGTTTTTAAACTTATCGTTCACagtatttaatttgtttttaaaatgtgtGACTATTCTATCAAATTCATTTGATTTTATATCATCTAAATAGGATTTGGCTTCATTtacattttctatattttttaagagTTCACTTTGCGCGGTGATTCGcgtatttttaatttgatcATATGTTATGGGTTCTTTTGATACCGTTtctaaataatttgttattaGATTGTatgatttaataaattcttcatatatattattcatttctttattatatttttccaagTTTTCATTAGTGTCAATACCTTCTAAATCATTAGTGTTAAAAGAAGATATTAGATTCTCTATTGTTGgttttattaattctttTGTTGATTCAATTtggtttttattttctttggtgatttcatttattttttctacaaTTCCAATCtcgtaattttttttatgctgGTTTACATCGctttctattttttcaattttggAATTAACTTCAtctaattcttttttttggtcttcaatattttttttttggtttTTGAGAGAT encodes the following:
- a CDS encoding fam-a protein, which produces MNTGYIQVVLFLLSFFVYMNNNAIASELSLKKSKNISSSKDSLLSYIPDKIFKPSNSLICTNPDEIEKAEKIMGEAIERLKEHAIHSNDYRLYHHYDEDVNVYRKRHKYLIVDKIDVKIHNTDKYEEIIDTLFNFNNDIYSGGIVVEGKVVREYNPNLVMIQKRYIDVPNKPFEGYFYSIATKHQVSEDTTVIALTSANINDYNHIDKNLFRNIIVESANSFETDICSENYIRRRYLNKMFVHLSGYIIKKKSKYIQITCINALEVDNRNAPKFVEERFKSDKLTILVSTRNKYSMK